The following coding sequences lie in one Nitrospirota bacterium genomic window:
- a CDS encoding radical SAM protein, whose translation MPTGNEHDFIVQWHLTERCNLSCRHCYQTGGRSDELSLHEITDVVSEAAEMFGDWAEAYGIGIAPSFTLTGGEPFLRPDLAQVLETIADRGFELFLLSNGTMIDMERARMLAALGVKGVQVSIEGPEAVHERIRGKGSFAAALRGVHYLLGEGIEVTLNTTLSEVNADSFMRLVSLASAMGVHRLGFSRLVPSGRGAGLLSDMLDTGRVKRLYTALRSLGTDNLALVSGDPLFSQMAFDAETGEGGSVACGGCAAALSGLTILPDGTVTPCRRLPIPIGNVREDSLRELWAVSPVLEQLRNRRKYKGKCGRCSRWAVCRGCRAIAYAAAQARGSDDFLGEDPQCFLHF comes from the coding sequence ATGCCTACGGGGAACGAGCACGACTTCATAGTCCAGTGGCACCTTACCGAGCGGTGCAACCTCTCGTGCAGGCATTGCTACCAGACCGGCGGGCGCTCGGATGAGCTGTCCCTTCACGAGATAACGGACGTGGTGAGCGAAGCCGCCGAGATGTTCGGGGACTGGGCCGAGGCGTACGGCATCGGCATTGCGCCGAGCTTCACCCTCACCGGCGGAGAGCCCTTCCTCCGCCCCGATCTGGCGCAGGTTCTCGAGACGATCGCTGACAGGGGATTCGAGCTCTTTCTCCTTTCGAACGGCACCATGATCGATATGGAGCGGGCGCGGATGCTCGCAGCGCTCGGCGTGAAGGGCGTCCAGGTGAGCATCGAAGGACCTGAAGCAGTTCATGAGCGTATCCGGGGCAAGGGCAGTTTTGCCGCGGCCCTGAGGGGGGTCCACTACCTCCTCGGTGAAGGCATCGAGGTGACGCTCAACACCACCCTTTCGGAGGTGAATGCCGATTCGTTCATGAGGCTCGTCTCGCTCGCCTCGGCCATGGGCGTCCACCGGCTCGGCTTCTCGCGGCTCGTCCCGTCGGGGAGGGGCGCCGGCCTGCTCTCGGATATGCTCGATACCGGGAGGGTGAAGAGGCTGTACACCGCTCTCCGGTCCCTCGGGACCGACAACCTCGCCCTGGTATCGGGCGACCCCTTATTCTCCCAGATGGCGTTCGATGCAGAGACGGGTGAGGGCGGCAGCGTTGCCTGCGGAGGGTGTGCTGCAGCGTTGTCGGGACTGACCATTCTGCCCGACGGCACGGTTACCCCTTGCAGGAGGCTGCCCATCCCCATCGGCAACGTGCGCGAGGATTCGCTCCGCGAGCTCTGGGCCGTCTCGCCGGTGCTGGAGCAGCTGAGGAACAGGAGGAAGTACAAGGGGAAGTGCGGCAGGTGCAGCAGGTGGGCGGTCTGCAGGGGCTGCAGGGCGATCGCCTACGCCGCTGCGCAGGCGCGGGGCAGCGACGATTTCCTCGGCGAGGACCCGCAGTGCTTCCTGCACTTCTGA